From Medicago truncatula cultivar Jemalong A17 chromosome 7, MtrunA17r5.0-ANR, whole genome shotgun sequence, a single genomic window includes:
- the LOC25498248 gene encoding pentatricopeptide repeat-containing protein At1g06143 — translation MKCMYEAMLVTTIQNILKDTILNHIKQCSNLKTLESIYATMFKTNFNQDCFLMNQFITASSSFSSFNINFAISTFTQITKPNTLVYNALIKACVHSHSSNQALLHYIHMLRSSVIPSSYSFSSLIKACTLLTDAVNGKTLHGHVWKYGFDSHVFVQTTLVEFYSSLGYVCDARKVFDEMSARDVYAWTTMISAYVRNNDVESAEILFVEMPEGKNTATWNAVIDGYAKLGNIERVEFFFKEIPSKDIISWTTLMSCYLKNKRYGEVVKLFHEMVNEGKVVPDEVAITTVISACAHLGALGFGKEVHFYLMVSGFGIDVYIGSSLIDMYAKCGSLERSLLVFYKLKEKNLFCWNSMIDGLAAHGYAKEALRMFAEMEREGIRPNRVTFVSVLTACTHAGFIQEGRRFFTSMIEDYCISPQVEHYGCMVDLLSKGGLLEDALEMIRGMRFEPNSFIWGALLNGCKVHRNLEIARVTVRNLMILEPSNSGHYSLLVNMYAEVNRWSDVAKIRTEMKDLGVEKRCPGSSWIEINKEIHVFAASDKCHPSYGQVHLLLVELDEQLRLAGFVPEMGSVLY, via the coding sequence ATGAAATGTATGTATGAAGCAATGCTTGTAACTACAATACAAAACATTCTCAAAGACACAATCCTTAACCACATTAAACAATGCTCCAATTTAAAAACACTAGAATCAATCTACGCAACAATGTTCAAAACCAATTTCAACCAAGATTGTTTCCTTATGAACCAATTCATTACCGCTTCATCATCATTCTCTTCTTTTAACATAAACTTTGCAATTTCCACTTTCACACAAATTACAAAACCAAACACTCTTGTTTACAATGCACTCATCAAAGCATGCGTTCATTCCCATTCCTCTAACCAAGCATTACTACATTACATCCATATGCTCCGAAGCAGTGTCATACCGTCGAGTTATTCATTTTCGTCTTTGATTAAGGCTTGCACGCTGTTAACAGATGCTGTTAACGGTAAAACACTTCACGGACATGTGTGGAAATACGGTTTTGATTCACATGTCTTTGTTCAAACAACTCTGGTTGAGTTTTATTCGAGTTTAGGCTACGTGTGTGACGCGAGgaaggtgtttgatgaaatgtctgCGAGAGATGTTTATGCTTGGACGACGATGATTTCAGCGTATGTGAGGAATAATGATGTGGAATCTGCGGAGatactgtttgttgaaatgccTGAAGGAAAAAACACTGCCACTTGGAACGCGGTGATTGATGGGTATGCGAAATTGGGGAACATTGAGCGTGTTGagtttttctttaaagaaaTTCCTTCGAAAGATATAATTTCGTGGACAACTTTGATGAGTTGTTATTTGAAGAACAAGAGATATGGTGAAGTGGTGAAGCTTTTTCATGAAATGGTCAATGAAGGAAAGGTGGTTCCTGATGAAGTTGCGATAACAACTGTGATTTCGGCTTGTGCTCATTTAGGTGCACTTGGGTTTGGAAAAGAGGTTCATTTTTATTTGATGGTGAGTGGGTTTGGTATTGATGTTTATATTGGATCGTCATTGATCGACATGTATGCCAAATGTGGAAGTTTAGAAAGGTCGCTTTTGGTGTTTTAtaaattgaaagagaagaattTGTTTTGTTGGAATTCAATGATTGATGGACTTGCTGCACATGGCTATGCAAAAGAGGCGTTAAGGATGTTTGCGGAAATGGAGAGGGAAGGAATAAGGCCAAATAGAGTCACGTTTGTTAGTGTTTTAACTGCTTGTACTCATGCGGGGTTTATCCAAGAGGGTCGCCGATTTTTTACGAGTATGATTGAGGATTATTGTATTAGTCCTCAAGTTGAACATTATGGATGCATGGTTGATTTATTGAGCAAAGGTGGTTTGCTTGAGGATGCTTTGGAGATGATTAGAGGAATGCGGTTTGAGCCGAACAGTTTCATTTGGGGGGCCTTGTTGAATGGGTGTAAGGTTCATAGAAACTTGGAAATTGCTCGTGTCACAGTTCGGAATCTGATGATTCTGGAGCCAAGTAATAGTGGGCATTATAGTCTCCTTGTTAATATGTATGCTGAAGTGAATAGGTGGAGTGATGTTGCGAAGATCCGGACTGAGATGAAGGATTTGGGTGTAGAGAAGAGATGTCCGGGGTCTAGCTGGATTGAAATCAACAAAGAAATTCATGTTTTTGCGGCTTCTGATAAATGTCACCCATCTTATGGTCAGGTTCACTTGTTGCTTGTTGAACTGGATGAACAGCTGAGGCTAGCTGGCTTTGTACCAGAAATGGGGTCTGTTCTTTACTGA
- the LOC120576790 gene encoding uncharacterized protein: MDYEAVFKRLGATLNLEKQAWVVVPLNSKTIHEQIEDFLSKEYDLYVNELKSIEVGKDPEHASTDVVFEEGGANKVDEKKRGRKIKNIRVGPISCSFKLPPFCYDPKETDDIEKVSIIP, translated from the exons ATGGATTATGAAGCGGTCTTCAAGCGCCTAGGGGCAACCTTAAATCTGGAGAAACAAGCATGGGTGGTCGTACCTCTTAATTCTAAGACGATCCATGAGCAAATTGAGGATTTCCTCTCGAAAGAATatgat TTATATGTCAATGAATTGAAATCAATAGAAGTGGGTAAAGATCCTGAGCATGCTTCCACTGATGTTGTATTTGAGGAGGGTGGTGCAAACAAA GTGgatgaaaagaaaagaggaagaaagatTAAAAACATCAGGGTCGGACCAATTTCATGTTCTTTTAAACTTCCTCCTTTTTGTTATGATCCTAAAGAGACCGATGACATTGAAAAGGTAAGCATCATACCTTGA